From a region of the Scyliorhinus torazame isolate Kashiwa2021f chromosome 15, sScyTor2.1, whole genome shotgun sequence genome:
- the pou4f1 gene encoding POU domain, class 4, transcription factor 1: protein MMSMNSKQPAFGMHHTLPEHKYTSLHSSSEALRRACLPAPSLQNNIFASLDETLLARAEALAAVDIAVSQGKSHPFKPDATYHNMNTVPCTSTSAVALPHPSALPSHPHGHHHHHHHHQPHQPLDPGELIDHLSSSSLTLAGAMSVAGGGGGGDGGGGGGGGGVGAGGGVVSTSAHPHAAHMHSLGHLSHHHHHHHHHHPHQAAMGMTPHHPHGLVGHGVAAGLPSVNDVDADPRELEAFAERFKQRRIKLGVTQADVGAALANLKIPGVGSLSQSTICRFESLTLSHNNMIALKPILQAWLEEAEGAHREKMNKPDIFNGGEKKRKRTSIAAPEKRSLEAYFAVQPRPSSEKIAAIAEKLDLKKNVVRVWFCNQRQKQKRMKFSANH from the exons ATGATGTCCATGAACAGCAAGCAGCCAGCTTTCGGCATGCACCATACCCTACCTGAGCACAAGTACACTTCTCTGCATTCCAGCTCGGAAGCATTAAGGAGAGCCTGCCTTCCAGCGCCCTCG TTGCAGAACAATATCTTCGCCAGCTTAGATGAAACTTTGCTGGCCCGCGCCGAGGCTCTGGCAGCCGTGGATATCGCCGTGTCCCAGGGCAAGAGCCACCCGTTCAAGCCGGATGCCACCTACCACAACATGAACACGGTGCCATGCACCTCTACCTCGGCCGTGGCACTGCCGCACCCGTCCGCGCTGCCCTCGCACCCTCatggccatcaccaccaccatcaccaccaccagccTCACCAGCCGCTCGACCCGGGGGAGCTCATCGACCACCTCAGCTCGTCCTCGCTCACCCTGGCCGGGGCCATGTCGGTggccggaggaggaggcggaggggatggaggaggaggaggaggaggagggggagtgggcgcCGGTGGAGGGGTGGTGTCCACCTCGGCTCACCCCCACGCGGCTCACATGCACAGCCTGGGCCACCtgagtcaccaccaccaccatcaccaccaccaccacccgcaccAGGCGGCCATGGGCAtgaccccgcaccacccccacgggCTGGTGGGCCACGGGGTGGCGGCGGGCCTGCCCTCGGTCAACGACGTGGACGCCGACCCGCGGGAGCTGGAGGCGTTCGCCGAGCGCTTCAAGCAGCGGCGCATCAAGCTGGGGGTGACCCAGGCGGACGTGGGCGCGGCGCTGGCCAACCTGAAGATCCCGGGCGTGGGCTCGCTCAGCCAGAGCACCATCTGCAGGTTCGAGTCCTTGACTTTGTCCCACAACAACATGATCGCCCTCAAGCCCATCCTCCAAGCCTGGCTGGAGGAGGCGGAGGGCGCGCACCGGGAGAAGATGAACAAACCCGACATCTTCAACGGCGGCGAGAAGAAGCGCAAGCGCACGTCCATCGCCGCGCCGGAGAAGCGCTCCCTCGAGGCTTACTTCGCCGTTCAGCCCCGGCCCTCGTCCGAGAAGATCGCGGCGATCGCGGAGAAACTGGACCTGAAAAAGAACGTTGTGCGGGTTTGGTTTTGCAATCAAAGACAGAAGCAGAAACGGATGAAATTTTCCGCCAATCACTAG